One genomic segment of Kordiimonas sp. SCSIO 12603 includes these proteins:
- the purF gene encoding amidophosphoribosyltransferase yields MANQLPLSTNPFDDDKLREECGVFGIYGTPDATAHCTLGLHALQHRGQEAAGITALDGETFHTKRVLGHVADNFTSQDVIDSLPGNAAIGHVRYSTTGDTILRNCQPLFAEFASGGFAIAHNGNLTNATHLRKSLVQRGSIFQSTSDTETIIHLIATSKFRTLIDRFVDAIGQIEGAYALVSLTKEGLIGFRDPLGVRPLVLGKLDNSYIMCSETCALDIIGAEYVRDVEPGELIIITDEGLSSHKPFPEENARPCIFEHVYFSRPDSLTDGMSVYEARKNIGAELAREFPVDADMVIPVPDSGVPAAIGYAQESSIPFELGIIRNHYVGRTFIEPSDQIRHLGVKLKLNANSNQIKGKKIVLIDDSIVRGTTSMKIVTMMREAGAAEVHMRIASPPTAHSCFYGVDTPERKKLLAARMDVDAMKEHIKADSLAFVSIDGLYRAVNHKEGRNSKCPAYCDACFTGEYPTFLTDQNQKDQSEDQLDMIASTGS; encoded by the coding sequence ATGGCGAATCAGCTCCCCCTTTCCACCAACCCGTTTGATGATGACAAGCTGCGGGAAGAATGCGGCGTCTTCGGTATCTACGGTACACCAGACGCTACGGCGCACTGTACTCTCGGGTTACACGCACTTCAACACAGAGGGCAGGAAGCTGCCGGCATTACCGCTTTGGATGGAGAAACTTTCCATACCAAGCGCGTTCTTGGTCATGTCGCTGATAATTTTACCAGTCAGGATGTGATCGATAGCTTACCGGGTAATGCCGCCATTGGTCACGTCCGTTATTCCACCACTGGTGATACAATTTTAAGAAACTGTCAGCCGCTCTTTGCAGAATTTGCATCGGGCGGTTTTGCTATTGCACACAATGGCAACCTGACAAACGCAACGCATCTCCGTAAATCGCTGGTGCAGCGCGGCTCCATTTTCCAGAGCACATCTGATACGGAAACAATCATTCACCTGATTGCGACCAGCAAGTTCAGAACTCTGATTGACCGTTTTGTGGATGCTATTGGCCAGATCGAGGGTGCCTACGCACTTGTCAGTCTTACAAAAGAAGGCCTGATTGGTTTCCGTGATCCACTTGGCGTTCGTCCTCTTGTGCTTGGTAAACTCGATAACTCATACATCATGTGCTCAGAGACCTGCGCGCTTGATATTATTGGTGCTGAATATGTACGCGATGTTGAACCAGGCGAGCTGATCATCATCACAGATGAAGGTCTATCAAGCCATAAACCATTTCCTGAAGAGAATGCTCGCCCTTGTATTTTTGAGCATGTTTATTTCTCTCGCCCGGATAGCCTGACTGACGGTATGAGCGTTTATGAAGCTCGTAAAAACATCGGTGCTGAACTAGCACGAGAATTCCCCGTTGATGCGGATATGGTTATACCTGTGCCGGACTCTGGTGTACCTGCTGCTATTGGATATGCGCAGGAAAGCTCTATCCCATTTGAACTTGGCATTATCCGGAACCATTATGTTGGCCGGACATTTATTGAACCAAGTGACCAGATCCGTCACCTCGGTGTAAAACTAAAACTCAATGCCAACAGTAACCAAATCAAAGGCAAGAAAATTGTCCTGATCGATGATTCTATCGTGCGCGGTACAACATCGATGAAAATCGTAACCATGATGCGTGAAGCCGGCGCTGCAGAAGTGCACATGCGTATTGCTTCTCCTCCAACAGCGCATAGCTGTTTCTACGGCGTTGATACGCCAGAGCGGAAAAAGCTCCTCGCTGCTCGTATGGACGTGGATGCGATGAAAGAGCACATTAAAGCTGATTCCCTTGCATTTGTGTCCATTGACGGGCTATACCGCGCAGTGAACCACAAAGAAGGCCGGAACAGCAAATGCCCGGCTTATTGTGATGCATGTTTTACAGGTGAGTATCCAACTTTCCTTACTGATCAAAATCAAAAAGATCAAAGCGAAGATCAGCTGGATATGATTGCCTCTACAGGATCGTAA
- the meaB gene encoding methylmalonyl Co-A mutase-associated GTPase MeaB, with protein sequence MVSINQLSVETLFEAVRTGDRAMIGRAITLVESRNAKHQEKAQELLHKLLPFAGKAQRVGISGVPGVGKSTFIENLGCWLTGEGHKVAVLAVDPSSSRTGGSILGDKTRMDLLSADENAFIRPSPSAGVLGGVARATRETMVILEAAGYDTVLVETVGTGQSETMVADMVDFFLVLMLPGAGDELQGIKKGILELADMVAVNKADIFEQKLKQAMREYKSALHIMTDASPTWHPPVVACAGLTGTGVPELWARVEKHRKLMDASGERQQRREQQRLYWLKSQIQDRLLDSFYASEDVAGNWESIEAAVKDGKTTVSTATEKLLALYSSK encoded by the coding sequence GTGGTTTCTATTAACCAGCTTTCAGTAGAGACGCTTTTTGAAGCGGTAAGAACAGGTGATCGAGCGATGATTGGTCGTGCGATCACACTTGTTGAAAGCCGCAACGCAAAGCATCAAGAAAAAGCACAAGAGCTTTTACACAAACTTCTTCCATTCGCAGGTAAAGCGCAGAGGGTTGGTATTTCTGGCGTGCCGGGCGTTGGCAAGTCTACCTTTATTGAAAATCTGGGCTGTTGGCTCACAGGTGAAGGCCATAAGGTAGCGGTGTTAGCAGTAGATCCGTCTAGCTCCCGAACCGGAGGTTCAATCCTTGGCGATAAAACTCGGATGGATCTTCTTTCTGCCGATGAAAATGCTTTTATCAGGCCAAGTCCAAGTGCTGGTGTGCTGGGTGGTGTCGCTCGAGCAACCCGCGAAACGATGGTGATCCTTGAGGCTGCTGGGTATGATACCGTGCTGGTGGAGACTGTTGGTACAGGTCAATCGGAAACTATGGTTGCCGATATGGTAGATTTCTTCCTTGTGCTTATGCTTCCGGGAGCAGGGGACGAGTTACAGGGGATTAAAAAAGGCATCCTTGAACTAGCGGATATGGTAGCTGTCAATAAAGCCGATATCTTTGAGCAGAAACTCAAGCAAGCGATGCGGGAATATAAATCCGCGCTCCATATCATGACAGACGCAAGTCCAACTTGGCACCCTCCTGTTGTTGCATGTGCTGGCCTTACTGGTACTGGTGTGCCGGAACTATGGGCCCGGGTCGAGAAGCACCGGAAGTTAATGGATGCATCTGGTGAAAGGCAGCAACGCCGTGAGCAACAGAGACTTTATTGGCTCAAAAGCCAAATCCAGGACAGGTTGTTGGATAGCTTTTATGCATCTGAAGATGTTGCAGGAAACTGGGAAAGTATCGAAGCGGCAGTGAAAGACGGAAAAACAACAGTGTCGACTGCTACTGAAAAATTACTAGCCCTATATAGTTCCAAATAA
- a CDS encoding SDR family NAD(P)-dependent oxidoreductase: MSKTLEGRLALVTGASRGIGREVALELARQGADIIAIARNRSQGALEELDDEIQAMGRNCTIAPMDIRDGDAIDRLGAAIYERWGKLDIMVANAAVLGPISPIGHIGIKDWAELVEVNITSNFRLIRSMDLLLKKSDAGRAIFVTSAAAGKHRAYWGGYAATKAAVEELALTYAAECGITSIRANVIDPGPIRTHMRALAVPGEDPNTLPTPDQIAPLFAELASPECDKNGEVVKFYDWAGIKRA, translated from the coding sequence ATGAGTAAAACTCTAGAAGGCCGCTTGGCACTTGTGACAGGCGCATCGCGCGGTATTGGCCGAGAAGTTGCTCTTGAACTCGCAAGACAAGGTGCTGATATCATCGCGATTGCTCGTAACCGTTCTCAGGGTGCCCTTGAAGAATTAGATGATGAAATTCAGGCAATGGGCCGTAATTGCACTATCGCCCCAATGGATATCCGTGATGGTGACGCCATTGACCGCTTAGGCGCGGCTATCTATGAGCGCTGGGGAAAATTAGACATCATGGTGGCTAATGCTGCCGTGCTTGGCCCTATTTCACCGATTGGCCATATTGGCATAAAAGACTGGGCAGAGCTTGTTGAAGTAAACATCACAAGTAATTTCCGCCTCATCCGTTCTATGGATCTTCTTCTCAAGAAGTCTGATGCAGGTCGTGCAATCTTCGTAACATCCGCGGCGGCAGGAAAGCACCGAGCTTACTGGGGCGGTTATGCTGCTACTAAAGCGGCGGTTGAAGAGCTTGCGCTAACATATGCAGCGGAATGCGGTATTACATCAATCCGTGCGAATGTTATTGACCCGGGGCCAATCCGTACACACATGCGCGCACTTGCCGTTCCAGGTGAAGACCCAAACACTCTTCCCACACCTGATCAGATTGCACCACTCTTTGCGGAGCTAGCCTCTCCTGAGTGCGATAAGAATGGCGAAGTAGTTAAATTCTATGATTGGGCGGGTATCAAACGCGCTTAA